One part of the Girardinichthys multiradiatus isolate DD_20200921_A chromosome 10, DD_fGirMul_XY1, whole genome shotgun sequence genome encodes these proteins:
- the hs3st3b1b gene encoding heparan sulfate glucosamine 3-O-sulfotransferase 3B1b, whose protein sequence is MEYYSPVFHSLHAFWSSPVKKKLLLLSIMFVVWVYMLYSCVGYCSTVPGLVMVHTPRGKETAPATGRRSDLVSRLLAKPQPWEDVESDYEEPPIRTAASRDLLDADRDRDRVPDPSAMSSFSNGSGSKKLPQAIIIGVKKGGTRALLEFLRVHPDIRAVGAEPHFFDRNYENGLEWYRDLMPKTLEGQITMEKTPSYFVTREAPARISAMSRDTKLIVVVRDPVTRAISDYTQTLSKKPDIPSFESLTFKNRTTGLIDTSWSAIQIGIYAKHLDNWLQYFPMDQILFVSGERLISDPAGELGRVQDFLGLKRIITDKHFYFNQTKGFPCLKKAEGSSKPHCLGKTKGRTHPNINPEVVQRLRDFYKPFNMKFYQMTGHNFGWD, encoded by the exons ATGGAATATTATAGCCCGGTTTTCCACAGCCTGCATGCCTTCTGGTCCAGCCCCGTGAAAAAGAAACTTCTCCTGCTCAGCATCATGTTTGTAGTCTGGGTGTACATGCTCTACTCTTGCGTGGGCTACTGCTCCACGGTGCCCGGTCTGGTGATGGTGCACACCCCCCGGGGAAAGGAGACCGCTCCAGCAACGGGCAGGAGGTCGGACCTGGTGTCCAGACTGCTGGCCAAGCCGCAGCCCTGGGAGGACGTGGAGAGCGACTACGAGGAGCCGCCCATCAGGACCGCGGCGTCCAGAGACCTGCTGGACGCGGACAGGGACCGAGACAGAGTTCCGGATCCAAGCGCCATGTCCAGCTTCTCCAACGGCTCCGGGAGCAAGAAGCTACCCCAGGCAATCATCATCGGTGTGAAGAAAGGAGGCACCAGGGCTCTGCTGGAGTTCCTGCGGGTGCACCCGGACATCAGGGCCGTGGGAGCGGAGCCGCACTTCTTTGACCGCAACTACGAGAACGGACTGGAGTGGTACAG GGATCTGATGCCAAAAACCCTGGAGGGCCAGATCACCATGGAGAAAACACCCAGCTACTTCGTGACAAGAGAGGCTCCGGCGAGGATATCGGCCATGTCCAGGGACACCAAACTGATCGTGGTAGTGAGGGACCCTGTCACCAGAGCTATCTCTGACTACACACAGACTCTGTCTAAGAAGCCTGATATTCCCTCTTTTGAGAGTCTCACCTTCAAAAACAGGACTACGGGGCTCATTGACACCTCATGGAGCGCCATCCAGATCGGCATCTACGCCAAGCACCTGGACAACTGGCTGCAGTACTTCCCCATGGACCAGATCCTCTTTGTGAGCGGCGAGCGTCTGATCAGCGACCCGGCCGGAGAGCTGGGCCGTGTGCAGGACTTCTTAGGCCTCAAGAGGATCATCACAGACAAACACTTTTACTTTAACCAGACCAAGGGATTCCCGTGCCTCAAGAAGGCAGAGGGCAGCAGCAAGCCTCATTGCCTGGGAAAAACCAAAGGGagaacccatccaaacattAATCCTGAGGTGGTGCAGAGGCTACGGGACTTCTACAAGCCCTTTAACATGAAGTTCTACCAGATGACGGGACATAACTTTGGTTGGGATTGA